A region from the Mustela erminea isolate mMusErm1 chromosome 10, mMusErm1.Pri, whole genome shotgun sequence genome encodes:
- the TCHHL1 gene encoding trichohyalin-like protein 1 has translation MARLLKDVLCVIKTFHKYAQEDGDKATLTCTELKLLIQGEFGDILQPRVIHAVERNLNLLDTDSSGTISFDEFVLAIFNLLNLSYLDIQSLLKSEPRQVSNLEEKPDDMDLQVTSGTGQWTEQMPPTQDRAVPPSGMTSSAQFNPTERGAVGHNGVENTKTCKLPVEEPGHNDPKNQHLEGDQQSQEVAQDVSATGDNGAQLETNKTTAESEQTDSPTKQEEQDKESPMEGDKPVRKQSITKTRDQCGEQKGNLRTQSSPPEKTTQRPSKDQEVTTEKGVKEHSKTQELSLPGNYEPNSEPADLPKQAAAQKPLQTEKLTDPEDDDRTSVTQGQGEDADRTPPETKNPAEPGGDGRASETQEPTAQEKEQETKDLPVQGNNRNVSETPDVRAIRKERRGPEVHGTAEQEENEIEIQLLTLEDQRQDGKYQELQKSSKKRDAKAGSKTQESSSEGGDQNHPEIERIVTPEEEARHAEEGTAKALMSSKNVPAAEGTSGARERTQELAPLKNQSGDENKRVTKTHDKPVTDDDGYQEEDPEPTVTQNNEGSSEIPNSLTPEDGDNSSETNDLPVQGDSQNQGDPLRESVERSHNGNPDTEKQVALGEESRTVEDVVLAVRVEEQDKQLTEEPEWATREEHRSLGSGTKGPGPAMYPNGHPEAQESTTRGKDRKSLEADFTDQFSIKQLPAKEDSRRKLKVQGPSTKGEEGRTPETQDAPVKNLDEDNSASPKTHLEREEPAILEEDETPQELAEANDQQNPATKRYDVSVPQTRLEETMHKNQEPGFVERGTVYSSPLYQYLKEKMLQQKEMTQMEQQNQAQTARSSSPELLNNQSSAPLTNEISDCPIIFSDSQALHYTKECLPDADPADAQQTSASLASEDKQSYPQEKKPVLQKEASTKEQ, from the exons ATGGCTCGGCTCCTAAAAGATGTCCTCTGTGTAATCAAGACATTCCACAAGTATGCCCAGGAGGATGGTGACAAGGCAACATTGACCTGCACAGAGTTGAAACTGCTCATCCAGGGCGAGTTTGGGGACATTCTTCAG CCACGTGTCATTCATGCTGTGGAGAGAAACTTGAACCTTCTGGATACTGACAGCAGTGGCACCATCAGTTTTGATGAATTTGTTCTTGCAATCTTCAACTTGTTGAACCTCTCCTATCTTGATATACAATCATTACTAAAATCAGAACCAAGACAAGTGTCTAATCTAGAGGAGAAACCTGATGATATGGATCTTCAGGTGACCAGTGGCACTGGCCAGTGGACAGAGCAAATGCCACCAACTCAAGACAGAGCTGTACCTCCTTCAGGAATGACATCATCAGCTCAGTTCAACCCTACAGAAAGGGGAGCAGTTGGACACAATGGGGTTGAAAACACCAAGACTTGCAAACTGCCAGTGGAAGAACCTGGGCACAATGACCCTAAGAACCAACACCTGGAAGGAGATCAACAGAGCCAGGAGGTGGCCCAAGATGTGTCAGCAACAGGAGACAATGGGGCTCAACTTGAGACAAATAAGACAACAGCAGAATCAGAACAGACTGACAGTCCCACAAAGCAGGAGGAACAGGATAAGGAGAGTCCCATGGAGGGAGATAAACCAGTCAGGAAGCAAAGTATCACTAAGACAAGGGATCAATGTGGAGAACAGAAAGGGAACCTAAGAACACAAAGTTCTCCACCAGAAAAAACAACACAGAGGCCTTCCAAAGATCAGGAAGTTACAACAGAAAAGGGTGTTAAGGAACATTCTAAAACACAAGAACTATCACTTCCAGGAAATTATGAGCCCAATTCAGAACCTGCTGACCTGCCAAAACAAGCTGCTGCCCAGAAACCATTGCAGACAGAGAAACTAACTGATCCTGAGGATGATGATAGAACATCCGTGACCCAAGGACAAGGAGAGGATGCCGACAGGACACCACCTGAGACAAAGAATCCAGCTGAACCTGGGGGTGATGGCAGAGCATCTGAGACCCAAGAACCAACagcacaagaaaaagaacaagaaacaaaggaCCTGCCTGTCCAAGGTAATAACAGAAATGTTTCAGAAACACCTGATGTTAGGGCtataaggaaagagaggagaggccCTGAGGTCCATGGAACAgcagaacaggaagaaaatgagatagaaattCAGCTACTAACCCTGGAAGACCAACGACAGGATGGAAAGTATCAGGAACTCCAAAAGTCATCAAAAAAAAGGGATGCTAAAGCAGGTTCTAAAACACAAGAGTCGAGCTCAGAAGGAGGAGATCAGAACCATCCGGAAATTGAAAGAATAGTCACCCCAGAAGAAGAGGCAAGACATGCTGAGGAAGGCACAGCAAAAGCACTTATGAGTAGCAAAAATGTCCCTGCAGCAGAAGGGACAtcaggagcaagagaaagaacacaggaatTAGCACCACTCAAGAACCAGTCTGGAGACGAAAATAAGAGGGTCACCAAGACTCATGACAAGCCAGTCACGGATGATGATGGTTACCAGGAAGAGGATCCCGAGCCCACAGTCACACAGAATAATGAGGGTTCTTCTGAAATTCCCAACAGCCTGACTCCAGAGGATGGTGATAACAGCTCAGAGACAAATGACCTCCCTGTGCAAGGGGATTCCCAGAATCAAGGAGACCCTCTCAGAGAGTCTGTGGAAAGAAGTCACAATGGTAACCCAGACACTGAGAAACAGGTAGCACTGGGTGAGGAAAGCAGAACTGTGGAGGATGTGGTGCTAGCAGTCAGAGTTGAAGAACAGGATAAGCAGCTCACTGAGGAACCAGAATGGGCTACCAGAGAAGAGCACAGAAGTCTGGGCTCAGGGACAAAAGGCCCAGGTCCAGCTATGTACCCCAATGGACATCCAGAGGCACAGGAATCCACAACAAGAGGTAAAGACAGAAAGTCCCTGGAGGCAGACTTCACTGACCAGTTTTCCATAAAGCAGCTTCCAGCAAAGGAAGACAGCAGAAGAAAGCTAAAGGTCCAAGGCCCAAGTACCAAAGGAGAAGAAGGTAGGACACCAGAGACCCAGGACGCTCCAGTAAAAAATCTAGATGAGGACAATTCAGCATCCCCCAAAACACACCTTGAAAGAGAGGAACCTGCAATATTGGAAGAGGATGAAACCCCCCAAGAGTTGGCAGAAGCCAATGACCAACAAAATCCAGCCACGAAAAGATATGATGTTTCAGTCCCCCAGACCAGACTTGAAGAGACGATGCATAAGAACCAAGAACCTGGTTTTGTAGAGAGAGGTACTGTCTATTCCAGTCCTCTGTACCAGTACCTGAAAGAGAAGATGCTGCAACAGAAGGAAATGACCCAAATGGAGCAGCAAAATCAAGCTCAGACAGCTAGGTCATCAAGCCCAGAGCTCCTCAACAACCAGTCAAGTGCACCCCTCACCAATGAGATCTCAGATTGTCCTATCATCTTCAGTGACAGCCAAGCATTACATTACACCAAGGAATGTCTCCCTGATGCAGATCCTGCTGATGCACAGCAAACATCAGCTTCCCTAGCCTCAGAAGATAAGCAAAGCTACCCTCAGGAAAAGAAACCAGTACTACAAAAGGAAGCAAGCACCAAAGAACAATGA